One genomic window of Prosthecobacter algae includes the following:
- a CDS encoding ribonucleotide-diphosphate reductase subunit beta, which produces MDKIYKIGNREFPLDQDKAEEAFAAKKVINGRQTMTFNLLPLKYQWAYDLYRIMKANHWEPEDIQMQKDVEQWRSHDVSENERWIIMMGIGYFSAAEGIVGDNVQHVVRELVTAPELKLVLGRHAHEENIHADSLLYMISSLGINPHECEAMFEQIPTIVKKNEFVTKHSNNLRRDLDLTKLENKQLLAKNIFVFGQCMEGTQFYGLFGMILSLYRQNKFPGIGQMFRYTLRDESNHIEVFRNLFMDLIEENPDIWTADFRQDLVETMREAVALEKEFIRDCLPVNAVGLSAAEFELYTDFIADRRLAGCGLPALNPGVTNPLPWLAEMMDVRKEQNFFEGKVTDYQKSSALAVCDDDDL; this is translated from the coding sequence ATGGATAAAATCTACAAAATTGGCAATCGTGAGTTTCCTCTGGACCAAGACAAGGCTGAAGAGGCCTTTGCCGCCAAGAAAGTGATCAATGGACGGCAGACGATGACCTTCAATCTTCTGCCCCTGAAATATCAGTGGGCCTATGATCTTTATCGCATCATGAAGGCCAACCACTGGGAGCCGGAAGACATCCAGATGCAGAAAGATGTGGAGCAGTGGCGCTCCCACGACGTCTCGGAAAACGAGCGCTGGATCATCATGATGGGCATCGGCTACTTCAGCGCCGCTGAAGGCATCGTCGGTGACAATGTGCAGCACGTCGTGCGCGAGCTCGTCACCGCGCCGGAGTTGAAACTGGTGTTAGGCCGCCACGCGCATGAGGAAAACATCCACGCGGATTCCCTCCTGTACATGATTTCCAGCCTGGGCATCAACCCGCATGAGTGCGAGGCCATGTTCGAGCAGATCCCCACGATCGTGAAGAAAAACGAGTTCGTGACCAAGCACTCGAACAACCTGCGTCGCGATCTGGACCTCACCAAGCTGGAGAACAAGCAGCTCCTGGCGAAAAACATCTTCGTCTTCGGCCAGTGCATGGAGGGCACCCAGTTCTACGGCCTCTTCGGCATGATCCTCAGCCTCTACCGCCAGAACAAGTTCCCCGGCATCGGCCAGATGTTCCGCTACACGCTGCGCGATGAGTCCAACCACATCGAAGTCTTCCGCAATCTGTTCATGGACCTCATCGAGGAAAACCCGGACATCTGGACCGCCGACTTCCGCCAGGACCTGGTGGAGACCATGCGCGAGGCCGTGGCCCTGGAAAAGGAATTCATCCGCGACTGCCTGCCCGTGAACGCCGTCGGCCTCAGCGCCGCCGAGTTCGAGCTCTACACCGACTTCATCGCCGACCGTCGCCTCGCCGGTTGCGGCCTGCCTGCCCTGAACCCGGGCGTCACCAATCCGCTGCCCTGGCTGGCGGAAATGATGGACGTGCGCAAGGAGCAGAACTTCTTCGAAGGCAAAGTCACGGACTACCAGAAGTCCTCCGCCCTCGCTGTCTGCGACGACGACGACCTGTAA
- the secG gene encoding preprotein translocase subunit SecG, which produces MVDILIGTLTVVEVLVCLLLILIVLMQRPKQEGLGASFGDGMMSQIAGAQTTNVLQKFTVYLAVALFVLTLSLALLVTRKQSQKANARIFDAPPPAAAPAAVTPAEAPKVEVTPATPAAATTPAAPAATAPAAPKPATEAPKAPEPAKPIMKEPGEAAAPAAPTPAAATTPAVEAPKPAAPAPAAPVPAAPAAPAPAAPAAPNP; this is translated from the coding sequence ATGGTCGACATTTTGATTGGCACCCTTACCGTGGTGGAGGTACTCGTTTGCCTCCTCCTCATTCTCATCGTCCTCATGCAGCGTCCGAAACAGGAAGGCCTGGGCGCTTCCTTCGGTGACGGCATGATGTCCCAGATCGCTGGCGCGCAGACGACCAACGTCCTGCAAAAGTTCACGGTGTACCTCGCCGTGGCCCTCTTTGTCCTGACGCTGAGCCTGGCCCTGCTGGTCACCCGCAAACAGTCCCAGAAGGCCAACGCCCGCATCTTTGATGCCCCGCCACCTGCCGCCGCCCCGGCTGCTGTGACCCCTGCTGAAGCCCCGAAAGTGGAAGTGACCCCAGCCACCCCGGCTGCGGCCACGACTCCGGCAGCACCTGCCGCCACGGCCCCAGCCGCACCGAAGCCAGCCACGGAAGCCCCCAAGGCCCCTGAACCTGCCAAACCGATCATGAAAGAGCCAGGTGAAGCCGCAGCCCCGGCTGCCCCTACACCCGCCGCCGCCACCACCCCAGCGGTGGAGGCCCCTAAGCCTGCCGCCCCGGCCCCTGCTGCTCCCGTCCCAGCAGCCCCGGCCGCTCCAGCGCCTGCAGCCCCGGCTGCCCCCAACCCTTAA
- a CDS encoding M23 family metallopeptidase produces MKNGGSAFHSSPSRRVSWCAGLFVFLGLLLFSGLLQADGVVRCQLADGFDFPVGKPNGDNYYKSRGYWPNGHLGEDWNGKGGGDSDLGAPIYASGRGVVIISENVGVGWGNCIIIRHPYRDETGKIAMVDSLSAHLQQRLVKVGQTVEKGQLIGTMGGNNGMYLVHLHFEMRKNLRIGMNRSQFARDNTNYYSPTDFINKHRVLPTSFQKYPVPMGLFAPYGRSLADARSDGEDTVKVPTLPTTRPNLPESGPSADDEDFWSKLRTRLKQGKMTEGVDTPQ; encoded by the coding sequence ATGAAAAACGGCGGCTCAGCATTTCACTCCAGCCCATCACGCCGTGTCTCATGGTGTGCTGGGCTGTTTGTTTTCCTGGGCCTGCTTCTGTTTTCCGGCCTGCTCCAGGCCGATGGCGTGGTGCGCTGCCAGCTTGCCGACGGTTTTGACTTCCCCGTGGGCAAACCCAACGGCGACAACTACTACAAATCCCGCGGCTACTGGCCCAATGGCCACCTGGGCGAGGACTGGAACGGCAAAGGCGGCGGCGACAGCGACCTCGGCGCGCCCATTTATGCCTCCGGTCGCGGCGTGGTCATCATCTCGGAAAATGTCGGTGTCGGCTGGGGCAACTGCATCATTATCCGCCATCCCTACCGCGATGAAACGGGCAAGATCGCCATGGTGGACAGCCTCTCTGCCCACCTCCAGCAGCGGCTGGTGAAAGTGGGGCAGACCGTGGAAAAGGGCCAGCTTATAGGCACCATGGGTGGCAACAACGGCATGTACCTCGTACACCTGCACTTCGAGATGCGGAAGAACCTGCGCATCGGCATGAACCGCAGCCAGTTTGCCCGCGACAACACCAATTACTACAGCCCCACGGACTTCATCAACAAGCACCGCGTGCTGCCCACCAGCTTTCAAAAGTACCCGGTGCCGATGGGCCTCTTCGCCCCTTATGGCCGCTCCCTGGCCGATGCCCGCAGCGATGGTGAAGACACCGTGAAGGTGCCCACGCTGCCTACCACCCGCCCCAATCTGCCGGAATCCGGCCCCTC